Proteins encoded by one window of Drosophila melanogaster chromosome X:
- the mal gene encoding maroon-like, isoform A, with amino-acid sequence MTSYRPEFSASEQSQIDAEFSRLASNKSVYLDHAGTTLYAESQVTAAAEQLQRNVICNPHTCRLTGDFVDQVRFKILEFFNTTAEDYHVIFTANATAALSLVAENFDFGSSGEFHFCQENHTSVLGMRERVRENGIYMLRENEISGGKHKANGKVHEVSGKTGNSLLTFSAQCNFSGYKIPLEVIEQIQIDGLAKPGKELWSSLGEKKKNMHNDYYICLDAASFVATSPLDLQKYRPDYVCLSFYKIFGYPTGVGALLVSRRGAEVFQKRRFFGGGTINYAYPHAMDYQLRETFHQRYEDGTLPFLSIVGLLEGFRTLERLVPRTDEFSTMERISRHVFGLAKYLEDQLRQLHHPNGEPLVKLYNKVGYQDKSRQGGIVAFNVRTESGSFVGFGEIACVAALHGILLRTGCFCNIGACQYYLGLDEDALDAIYKRAGRICGDYFDLIDGQPTGAVRVSFGYMTTIQDVDKLLQMLRSSYLATKPLQRIQFIEEQAEQLPPLLKERVQLLRPKLLQMAIYPVKSCAAFKIELPGSWPLTDQGLKYDREWMIVDMNGMALTQKRCTELCLIRPVIKVDQLELQFGENSTISVPLSLDDQAADTAKCVSKVCRQPVEGLDCGDRVAQWLSENLGMEGLRLLRQSGQRNSSKDQQKLSLVNQAQFLLLNKSSVRSLQFEEPLDETVDRFRANIIIDTGSAFEELTYKALSIGGIQFQVEGPCQRCDMICINQRTGERSPETLTTISRLQKGRMRFGIYITRIPQDTKELEPKEQHMTCGDVVLVE; translated from the exons ATGACATCATATCGGCCGGAGTTCTCCGCATCGGAGCAGTCGCAAATAGACGCGGAATTCTCTAGATTGGCCA GCAACAAGAGTGTTTACCTGGATCATGCGGGCACCACTCTCTATGCCGAGAGCCAGGTGACGGCCGCCGcggagcaactgcagcgcaATGTCATCTGCAATCCGCACACCTGCCGCCTCACCGGCGACTTCGTCGACCAGGTGCGATTCAA AATactggaattctttaacaccaCCGCCGAAGATTACCATGTGATATTCACGGCGAATGCCACCGCTGCTTTGTCCCTGGTGGCGGAAAACTTTGACTTTGGATCCTCTGGTGAGTTTCACTTCTGCCAGGAGAACCACACCTCAGTGCTGGGAATGCGGGAAAGGGTCCGGGAAAACGGTATATACATGCTGAGGGAGAATGAAATCTCTGGCGGAAAGCACAAGGCGAACGGGAAAGTTCACGAGGTGTCCGGAAAAACAGGAAACTCCTTGCTGACCTTTTCGGCCCAATGCAACTTTAGTGGTTACAAAATCCCACTGGAAGTCATTGAGCAAATCCAAATCGATGGCTTGGCCAAGCCGGGAAAAGAGCTTTGGAGCTCTTTGGGagagaagaagaagaataTGCACAACGATTACTATATCTGCCTGGATGCGGCGTCTTTTGTGGCCACCAGTCCGTTGGATCTGCAAAAGTATAGACCAGATTACGTGTGCCTTAGTTTCTACAAGATCTTCGGTTATCCCACGGGCGTGGGAGCCCTGCTCGTGAGTCGACGAGGAGCCGAGGTCTTCCAGAAGCGCCGCTTTTTTGGCGGTGGTACCATCAACTACGCATATCCGCATGCCATGGATTACCAGCTGAGAGAGACCTTCCATCAGCGCTACGAGGACGGCACCCTGCCATTCCTCTCCATTGTCGGGTTGCTCGAGGGCTTTCGAACGCTGGAGAGATTGGTGCCCAGAACGGACGAGTTTAGCACCATGGAGAGGATTTCCAG ACACGTCTTTGGTCTGGCCAAGTATCTGGAGGATCAGCTGCGCCAGCTGCATCATCCCAATGGTGAGCCCCTCGTGAAGCTGTACAATAAAGTGGGCTACCAAGACAAATCCCGGCAGGGTGGCATCGTGGCCTTTAACGTGCGCACTGAATCGGGTTCGTTTGTGGGATTCGGCGAGATCGCCTGTGTGGCTGCTCTGCACGGAATACTCCTGCGGACTGGTTGCTTCTGCAACATCGGAGCCTGCCAATATTACCTAGGCCTCGATGAAGATGCTTTGGATGCGATTTACAAGCGAGCAGGTCGCATATGCGGCGACTACTTTGATCTGATCGATGGACAGCCGACGGGAGCGGTACGGGTATCTTTTGGCTATATGACAACTATTCAGGACGTAGACAAGCTGCTCCAGATGCTGCGCTCCAGTTATTTGGCAACCAAGCCGCTGCAGCGGATTCAGTTCATCGAGGAGCAGGCGGAGCAATTGCCGCCGTTGCTGAAGGAGCGAGTCCAGCTCTTGAGGCCAAAACTATTGCAGATGGCCATATATCCGGTAAAGTCTTGTGCCGCCTTTAAGATCGAATTACCGGGCTCCTGGCCATTGACGGATCAAGGTTTGAAATATGACCGTGAGTGGATGATCGTGGACATGAATGGCATGGCGTTGACCCAGAAACGCTGCACGGAGTTGTGCCTAATTAGGCCAGTGATTAAGGTTGACCAATTGGAGCTGCAGTTTGGAGAAAATTCCACCATCTCGGTGCCCCTTTCTCTGGATGACCAGGCAGCCGACACAGCAAAATGCGTAAGCAAGGTGTGCCGACAGCCCGTGGAAGGTTTGGATTGCGGCGATAGGGTTGCCCAGTGGTTAAGCGAAAACCTCGGCATGGAGGGCCTCCGTTTGCTTCGACAATCGGGCCAGAGAAACTCTTCCAAGGATCAGCAGAAGCTAAGTCTGGTTAATCAGGCCCAGTTCTTGCTGCTAAACAAGTCTTCCGTGCGATCGCTTCAATTTGAAGAGCCCCTCGACGAGACTGTGGATCGTTTTCGGGCAAATATCATCATCGACACGGGCAGTGCCTTTGAGGAGCTTACCTACAAGGCCCTGTCCATTGGGGGAATCCAATTTCAGGTGGAGGGTCCCTGCCAGCGCTGCGACATGATCTGCATTAACCAAAGGACAGGCGAACGGTCGCCAGAAACCTTGACCACCATATCCCGCCTGCAGAAGGGTCGCATGCGATTCGGCATCTACATCACTAGGATCCCCCAGGACACAAAAGAACTGGAACCCAAGGAGCAACACATGACCTGCGGCGATGTTGTCCTTGTGGAATAA
- the cactin gene encoding cactin: MPKEKSKHRHRSRSRERRDHRSPDPRSSRNRDRDREREREKDRDHRDHRDKERDQRREREKDKSRDKKREHKSRRRRSSSSSSSPSSSTSSSVPGAPRSPLVKSPMKLLQTLEARRLVEQKDRQRKKEELKAHETPEEKRARRLREKQAKEQRRRERMGWDNEYQTYSNEDNPFGDSNLTSTFHWGKKLEVEGLSNLSTKTVEVLSLQKQLENRRELEKVKKRRQERELERQVREDDLMMQQRAKEAVQFREWQRQEDQFHLEQARLRSEIRIRDGRAKPIDLLAQYVAAGNEPLEECLEMQMHEPYVLLNGLPVEELEDLLVDIKVYEELEQGKHIDFWNDMITIVQDELQRQQKLEAENSSLNQRRDGIHQAVVKDVADIFRGKNAQQLEEMRHRIEAKISGRADGVDISYWESLLSQLKAHMARARLRDRHQALLREKLSLLKRENDNETLQEKVAPQVKEEEMETQDAEDPEVEEGSPEDEEDPLNELRKTVRLYQAGNYSPRYIREEDFTGRRAQNEDVDEPEAEGLLYEEEDDERRTQRQRLLILHPERVDNNQLTPQELRMRNEAKQGMQGDEAEFSVETTLDAVPQLATDKYRPRKPRYFNRVHTGFEWNKYNQTHYDMDNPPPKIVQGYKFNIFYPDLMDKSQTPQYFLTPCADNGDFAVLRFHTGPPYEDIAFKIVNREWEFSYKRGFRCQFHNNIFQLWFHFKRYRYRR, translated from the coding sequence ATGCCCAAGGAGAAATCCAAGCACCGGCATCGCAGCCGCAGTCGGGAGAGGCGGGATCATCGCAGTCCGGATccgaggagcagcaggaacagGGATCGGGATCGTGAACGCGAGCGGGAAAAGGATCGTGACCACAGAGATCACAGAGACAAGGAACGTGACCAGCGCAGGGAAAGGGAAAAGGACAAAAGCAGGGACAAGAAGCGGGAGCACAAAAGCCGGAGACGCCGGTCCTCTTCCTCCAGCTCATCCCCGTCGAGTTCGACGTCCAGCTCGGTGCCCGGTGCCCCTCGTTCGCCGCTGGTAAAAAGCCCGATGAAGCTTCTCCAGACGCTGGAAGCCCGTCGCCTCGTCGAGCAGAAGGATCGTCAGCGTAAAAAGGAGGAGCTGAAGGCCCATGAAACGCCCGAGGAGAAGCGCGCCCGTCGCCTGCGCGAAAAGCAGGCCAAGGAGCAGCGGCGTCGCGAACGAATGGGCTGGGACAACGAGTACCAGACGTACTCCAACGAAGACAACCCGTTCGGGGACTCCAATCTCACCTCCACCTTCCACTGGGGCAAAAAGCTGGAGGTAGAGGGACTATCAAATCTCTCCACCAAAACCGTAGAGGTACTGTCTCTGCAAAAGCAGTTGGAAAATCGCAGGGAGCTGGAGAAGGTCAAGAAACGGCGTCAGGAGAGGGAGCTGGAGCGGCAGGTGCGCGAGGATGATCTTATGATGCAGCAGCGCGCCAAGGAGGCGGTGCAGTTCCGCGAGTGGCAGCGACAGGAAGATCAGTTTCACTTAGAGCAGGCACGCTTGCGCAGTGAAATCCGGATCCGAGATGGACGTGCCAAGCCCATCGATCTTCTCGCCCAATATGTGGCCGCTGGGAATGAGCCGCTCGAAGAGTGCCTCGAGATGCAGATGCACGAGCCCTATGTGCTGCTAAACGGCCTGCCCGTGGAAGAACTGGAGGACCTGCTGGTCGACATTAAGGTATACGAAGAGCTGGAGCAGGGCAAGCACATCGATTTCTGGAACGATATGATCACCATTGTGCAGGATGAACTGCAGCGCCAACAGAAACTGGAGGCGGAGAATAGTTCGCTCAATCAACGCCGGGATGGCATCCACCAGGCGGTGGTAAAGGATGTGGCCGATATTTTTAGGGGGAAGAATGctcagcagctggaggagatgCGGCACCGCATCGAGGCCAAGATCAGTGGGCGAGCGGATGGCGTCGACATTAGCTACTGGGAAAGCCTGCTCTCGCAACTCAAGGCACACATGGCCAGAGCTCGACTGCGAGATCGCCATCAAGCCTTATTGCGCGAGAAGCTGTCGCTGCTCAAGCGAGAAAACGATAATGAGACGTTGCAAGAGAAGGTGGCCCCACAAGTCAAGGAAGAGGAGATGGAAACCCAGGACGCAGAGGACCCGGAGGTTGAGGAGGGCTCACCCGAAGACGAGGAGGATCCCCTGAATGAGCTGCGTAAAACAGTGCGTCTTTACCAGGCAGGGAACTACAGCCCGCGCTATATACGCGAAGAGGACTTCACCGGCAGACGAGCGCAAAACGAAGACGTCGACGAACCGGAGGCAGAAGGACTTCTctacgaggaggaggacgacgagCGGCGAACACAGAGACAGCGTCTGCTAATCCTTCATCCAGAACGAGTGGATAACAATCAACTGACCCCGCAGGAACTGCGAATGCGCAACGAGGCGAAGCAGGGAATGCAGGGTGACGAGGCCGAGTTCAGTGTGGAGACCACCCTGGATGCAGTGCCGCAGCTGGCCACCGATAAGTACCGACCACGAAAGCCGCGCTACTTCAATCGCGTGCACACCGGCTTCGAGTGGAACAAGTACAACCAGACGCACTACGACATGGACAATCCCCCGCCCAAGATCGTGCAGGGATACAAGTTCAACATATTCTATCCGGACCTTATGGACAAATCGCAGACGCCGCAGTACTTCCTCACTCCCTGCGCGGACAACGGGGACTTTGCGGTGCTGCGTTTCCACACAGGACCACCGTACGAGGACATCGCCTTCAAGATCGTCAACCGGGAGTGGGAGTTTAGCTACAAGCGGGGCTTCCGCTGCCAGTTCCACAACAACATCTTCCAGCTGTGGTTCCACTTCAAGCGCTATCGCTACAGGCGGTGA
- the Obp19d gene encoding Odorant-binding protein 19d, isoform A: MSHLVHLTVLLLVGILCLGATSAKPHEEINRDHAAELANECKAETGATDEDVEQLMSHDLPERHEAKCLRACVMKKLQIMDESGKLNKEHAIELVKVMSKHDAEKEDAPAEVVAKCEAIETPEDHCDAAFAYEECIYEQMKEHGLELEEH; encoded by the exons ATGTCGCATCTGGTTCACCTGACCGTCCTGCTCCTAGTGGGCATCCTCTGCCTGGGCGCCACCAGCGCCAAGCCGCACGAGGAGATCAACAGGGACCACGCCGCCGAGCTGGCCAACGAGTGCAAGGCTGAGACGGGAGCCACCGATG AGGATGTGGAGCAGCTGATGAGCCACGACCTGCCCGAGAGACACGAGGCCAAGTGCCTGCGCGCCTGCGTGATGAAAAAGCTGCAGATA ATGGATGAATCCGGTAAGCTGAACAAGGAACACGCCATCGAGTTGGTCAAGGTCATGAGCAAGCACGATGCAGAGAAGGAAGACGCTCCCGCCGAGGTGGTGGCCAAGTGCGAGGCCATCGAGACACCCGAGGATCA TTGCGACGCTGCCTTCGCCTACGAGGAATGCATTTACGAGCAAATGAAGGAGCATGGACtcgagctggaggagcacTGA
- the CG11710 gene encoding uncharacterized protein, isoform A → MENFLRGTLSKCLDCVITDQMLAAILNIKDDYEFDNYFGNLLSEDNEEHRMFLVNCRRMLLSGKQPRNNGKYLSPPLAPTSPNCPKQNISKGAKGKSGKHVNLYASDGRVQGDTIILKGRRHCDCQAGQHKLINNCLGCGRIVCEQEGSGPCLSCGDPVRTPEEEQQLAKAAREKGGTKSAAKQGKKSTKELSTQALDKALAQRDRLLEYDKNSEKRTTVIDDELDYFQENSVWLSDAEREKFEKLHREMEEVKHGSRMKRKIRVDFAGRELPEEPTISKEYEQQVISELAAVSKASGVGSNWSASSVTGHSALTLAPHLNMTKPPVYKPSKESKSWPAPAAGSDWLERTYNRVQDKELLEMQDMRQCLSMHQPWASLLVAGIKKHEGRVWYSEHRGRLWIASTSKEPHAEDIAQMEGFYKIPTLSFQVIIPQAVC, encoded by the exons ATGGAGAATTTCCTGCGGGGCACGTTGTCCAAATGTCTGGACTGTGTAATCACGGATCAGATGTTGGC GGCCATACTGAACATCAAAGACGACTATGAATTCGACAACTACTTTGGCAATTTACTGAGCGAGGACAACGAGGAGCACCGCATGTTTCTTGTAAACTGTCGCCGGATGCTACTGAGTGGCAAACAGCCGCGGAACAATGGAAAATATCTCTCGCCCCCTCTGGCACCCACATCACCCAATTGTCCCAAGCAAAATATCAGCAAGGGTGCCAAGGGCAAGTCAGGGAAACACGTGAATCTGTACGCCAGCGATGGTCGCGTCCAGGGCGACACCATAATTCTTAAGGGTCGGCGGCATTGCGATTGCCAGGCGGGCCAGCACAAGTTGATCAACAATTGCCTGGGCTGCGGCCGGATCGTGTGCGAGCAGGAGGGAAGCGGCCCTTGCTTGAGCTGCGGCGATCCCGTGCGCACGcccgaggaggagcagcagctggccAAGGCGGCCAGGGAGAAGGGCGGCACGAAGAGCGCCGCCAAGCAGGGCAAAAAATCCACCAAGGAACTGTCCACGCAGGCGCTGGACAAGGCCTTGGCCCAAAGGGATCGTCTGCTGGAGTACGACAAGAACAGCGAGAAGAGGACCACAGTTATCGACGATGAGCTGGACTACTTTCAG gaGAACTCCGTGTGGCTGAGCGACGCTGAGCGCGAAAAGTTTGAGAAACTGCACCGAGAAATGGAGGAGGTAAAGCACGGCAGTCGCATGAAGCGGAAGATCCGGGTGGACTTCGCTGGCCGAGAGTTGCCGGAGGAACCGACCATCTCCAAAGAGTACGAGCAGCAGGTGATCAGCGAACTAGCAGCCGTTTCTAAAGCCTCGGGTGTTGGATCCAACTGGAGTGCATCCTCGGTCACCGGCCACTCCGCCTTGACACTGGCACCACATTTGAACATGACCAAGCCGCCGGTCTACAAGCCCAGTAAGGAATCCAAGAGTTGGCCAGCTCCTGCAGCAGGCAGCGATTGGCTGGAGAGGACCTACAATCGGGTGCAGGACAAGGAGCTGCTGGAAATGCAGGACATGCGCCAGTGTCTGTCGATGCATCAGCCCTGGGCTTCGCTTCTAGTGGCGGGCATTAAGAA ACACGAGGGTCGAGTGTGGTACAGCGAGCACCGTGGTAGACTGTGGATCGCCTCCACTTCCAAGGAGCCGCACGCCGAAGACATTGCGCAAATGGAGGGCTTTTACAAG ATCCCGACATTAAGTTTCCAAGTCATTATCCCACAAGCAGTCTGCTAG
- the Pp4-19C gene encoding protein phosphatase 19C, isoform H, whose amino-acid sequence MSDYSDLDRQIEQLKRCEIIKENEVKALCAKAREILVEEGNVQRVDSPVTVCGDIHGQFYDLKELFKVGGDVPEKNYLFMGDFVDRGYYSVETFLLLLALKVRYPDRITLIRGNHESRQITQVYGFYDECLRKYGSTAVWRYCTEIFDYLSLSAIIDGKIFCVHGGLSPSIQYLDQIRSIDRKQEVPHDGPMCDLLWSDPEDQTGWGVSPRGAGYLFGSDVVSQFNRTNDIDMICRAHQLVMEGFKWHFNETVLTVWSAPNYCYRCGNVAAILELNEYLHRDFVIFEAAPQESRGIPSKKPQADYFL is encoded by the exons ATGTCCGACTACAGCGACCTGGACCGACAGATCGAGCAACTGAAGCGCTGCGAGATCATCAAGGAGAACGAGGTGAAGGCCCTGTGCGCCAAAGCCCGCGAGATCCTGGTGGAGGAGGGCAACGTGCAGCGTGTGGACTCGCCAGTGACCGTGTGCGGCGACATCCACGGTCAGTTCTACGACCTGAAGGAGCTGTTCAAGGTTGGCGGCGATGTGCCCGAGAAGAACTACCTGTTTATGGGCGATTTCGTGGACCGCGGCTACTATAGTGTGGAGAcgtttctgctgctgttggcgcTGAAGGTGCGCTATCCGGACCGAATCACGCTGATCCGGGGCAACCATGAGTCGCGCCAAATCACACAGGTCTACGGCTTTTACGATGAGTGCCTGCGCAAGTACGGATCGACGGCCGTGTGGCGGTACTGCACGGAGATCTTTGACTACCTCAGCCTTTCGGCGATCATCGACGGCAAAATATTCTGCGTGCACGGCGGGCTGTCGCCGTCCATCCAGTACCTCGACCAGATTCGCAGCATCGACCGGAAGCAGGAGGTGCCGCACGACGGGCCCATGTGCGACCTGCTTTGGAGCGATCCGGAGGACCAGACTGGCTGGGGCGTGTCGCCGCGCGGCGCTGGCTATCTCTTTGGCTCGGACGTGGTCTCCCAGTTCAACCGCACGAACGATATCGACATGATTTGCCGTGCACACCAGTTGGTAATGGAGGGCTTCAAGTGGCACTTCAACGAAACCGTCCTGACCGTCTGGTCGGCACCCAATTACTGCTATCG CTGCGGCAATGTAGCTGCCATCCTGGAGCTGAATGAGTACCTGCACCGCGACTTCGTCATCTTTGAGGCAGCTCCGCAAGAGAGTCGCGGCATTCCCTCGAAGAAGCCTCAGGCGGACTACTTTCTCTAA
- the CG15456 gene encoding uncharacterized protein, isoform B: MVKVEVEYCGICNFSGQCHLLREFLLASSPDLDISCRTGRRGSFEVSIDGQLVHSKLSCLAFPQHASVLAQVQKAERGEPVEKVLEQPIKDCVVM, translated from the exons ATGGTGAAAGTGGAGGTGGAATACTG CGGCATCTGCAACTTTAGCGGGCAGTGCCACCTGCTGCGCGAGTTCCTGCTGGCCTCGTCGCCCGACTTGGACATATCCTGTCGCACGGGACGGCGGGGATCCTTCGAGGTGTCCATCGACGGTCAGCTAGTGCACTCGAAGCTTTCCTGCCTGGCATTTCCCCAGCACGCGAGTGTCCTGGCCCAAGTGCAGAAGGCGGAGCGTGGAGAGCCCGTGGAGAAAGTCCTGGAGCAGCCCATCAAGGACTGCGTCGTGATGTGA
- the Obp19c gene encoding Odorant-binding protein 19c, isoform A → MKPSTPVAAIPLMTIVVAVLLQTHCVRGQTQAFDLAKLLPKTGTEPIWAVIDRNLPQVQELVTAARMECIQKLQLPRDQRPLGKVTNPSEKEKCLVECVLKKIKLMDADNKLNVGQVEKLTSLVTQDNKMAIAVSSSMAQACSRGISSKNPCEVAHLFNQCISRQLERNNVKLVW, encoded by the exons ATGAAGCCATCCACTCCAGTCGCAGCCATTCCGCTAATGACGATAGTGGTCGCTGTCCTGCTGCAGACGCACTGCGTCCGTGGCCAGACCCAGGCTTTCGATCTCGCCAAGCTGCTGCCCAAGACCGGAACGGAGCCCATCTGGGCGGTAATCGATCGCAACTTGCCGCAGGTGCAGGAGCTGGTCACCGCGGCCAGGATGGAGTGCATCCAGAAGCTGCAGCTGCCCAGGGACCAGCGACCGCTGGGGAAGGTGACCAATCCAAGTGAGAAGGAGAAGTGCCTGGTGGAGTGCGTGCTCAAGAAGATCAAGTTG ATGGACGCCGACAACAAGCTGAACGTTGGCCAGGTGGAGAAGCTGACCAGCCTGGTGACCCAGGACAACAAGATGGCCATCGCCGTTAGCTCCAGCATGGCGCAGGCCTGCAGCCGCGGCATCTCCTCGAAGAACCCCTGCGAGGTGGCCCACCTCTTCAACCAGTGCATCAGTCGCCAGCTGGAGCGCAACAACGTAAAGCTGGTCTGGTAG
- the CG11710 gene encoding uncharacterized protein, isoform B, translating to MENFLRGTLSKCLDCVITDQMLAAILNIKDDYEFDNYFGNLLSEDNEEHRMFLVNCRRMLLSGKQPRNNGKYLSPPLAPTSPNCPKQNISKGAKGKSGKHVNLYASDGRVQGDTIILKGRRHCDCQAGQHKLINNCLGCGRIVCEQEGSGPCLSCGDPVRTPEEEQQLAKAAREKGGTKSAAKQGKKSTKELSTQALDKALAQRDRLLEYDKNSEKRTTVIDDELDYFQENSVWLSDAEREKFEKLHREMEEVKHGSRMKRKIRVDFAGRELPEEPTISKEYEQQVISELAAVSKASGVGSNWSASSVTGHSALTLAPHLNMTKPPVYKPSKESKSWPAPAAGSDWLERTYNRVQDKELLEMQDMRQCLSMHQPWASLLVAGIKKHEGRVWYSEHRGRLWIASTSKEPHAEDIAQMEGFYKVLYGDPDIKFPSHYPTSSLLGCVHVDSCLPQEEYRELYPNGESESPYVFVCTKPEQLNILLPVHGDHKIYELPLKTHTAACKTLLRARANKG from the exons ATGGAGAATTTCCTGCGGGGCACGTTGTCCAAATGTCTGGACTGTGTAATCACGGATCAGATGTTGGC GGCCATACTGAACATCAAAGACGACTATGAATTCGACAACTACTTTGGCAATTTACTGAGCGAGGACAACGAGGAGCACCGCATGTTTCTTGTAAACTGTCGCCGGATGCTACTGAGTGGCAAACAGCCGCGGAACAATGGAAAATATCTCTCGCCCCCTCTGGCACCCACATCACCCAATTGTCCCAAGCAAAATATCAGCAAGGGTGCCAAGGGCAAGTCAGGGAAACACGTGAATCTGTACGCCAGCGATGGTCGCGTCCAGGGCGACACCATAATTCTTAAGGGTCGGCGGCATTGCGATTGCCAGGCGGGCCAGCACAAGTTGATCAACAATTGCCTGGGCTGCGGCCGGATCGTGTGCGAGCAGGAGGGAAGCGGCCCTTGCTTGAGCTGCGGCGATCCCGTGCGCACGcccgaggaggagcagcagctggccAAGGCGGCCAGGGAGAAGGGCGGCACGAAGAGCGCCGCCAAGCAGGGCAAAAAATCCACCAAGGAACTGTCCACGCAGGCGCTGGACAAGGCCTTGGCCCAAAGGGATCGTCTGCTGGAGTACGACAAGAACAGCGAGAAGAGGACCACAGTTATCGACGATGAGCTGGACTACTTTCAG gaGAACTCCGTGTGGCTGAGCGACGCTGAGCGCGAAAAGTTTGAGAAACTGCACCGAGAAATGGAGGAGGTAAAGCACGGCAGTCGCATGAAGCGGAAGATCCGGGTGGACTTCGCTGGCCGAGAGTTGCCGGAGGAACCGACCATCTCCAAAGAGTACGAGCAGCAGGTGATCAGCGAACTAGCAGCCGTTTCTAAAGCCTCGGGTGTTGGATCCAACTGGAGTGCATCCTCGGTCACCGGCCACTCCGCCTTGACACTGGCACCACATTTGAACATGACCAAGCCGCCGGTCTACAAGCCCAGTAAGGAATCCAAGAGTTGGCCAGCTCCTGCAGCAGGCAGCGATTGGCTGGAGAGGACCTACAATCGGGTGCAGGACAAGGAGCTGCTGGAAATGCAGGACATGCGCCAGTGTCTGTCGATGCATCAGCCCTGGGCTTCGCTTCTAGTGGCGGGCATTAAGAA ACACGAGGGTCGAGTGTGGTACAGCGAGCACCGTGGTAGACTGTGGATCGCCTCCACTTCCAAGGAGCCGCACGCCGAAGACATTGCGCAAATGGAGGGCTTTTACAAGGTGCTCTACGGCG ATCCCGACATTAAGTTTCCAAGTCATTATCCCACAAGCAGTCTGCTAGGCTGCGTCCACGTGGACAGTTGTCTGCCGCAAGAGGAGTACCGAGAGCTATATCCCAACGGAGAATCGGAGAGTCCTTATGTCTTTGTCTGCACCAAGCCGGAGCAGCTGAATATTCTACTGCCCGTCCACGGCGATCACAAGATAT ACGAGCTGCCACTGAAAACTCACACGGCCGCCTGCAAAACGCTTCTAAGGGCTCGGGCCAACAAGGGTTAA